DNA sequence from the Arthrobacter crystallopoietes genome:
CAGCCGCTGGACATGGACGTTGACCAACCGGGTGTCTGCGGCATGGCGGTAGCCCCAGACCTGTTCCAGGAGAAGTTCGCGGCTAAATACCTGCCAGGGTTTACGGGCCAGCGCAACAAGCAGGTCGAATTCCAGCGGCGTCAGCGAGATCTTTTCGTCGCCGCGGTGCACCACATGGCCTGCCACATCGATAACGACGTCGGCAATCCGCAGGGTTTCCGGGGCACGTTGGTCTCCGGGCCGCAAGCGGGCACGCACGCGGGCCACGAGTTCGGCAGGTTTAAAGGGCTTGGGCACATAGTCGTCGGCACCGGATTCCAGTCCGCGGACCACGTCCGACGTATCGGACTTTGCCGTCAGCATGACAATAGGCACATCGGACTCGCCGCGGATCTGACGGCAGACTTCAATGCCGTCCATACCGGGCAGCATCAGGTCCAGGAGCACAAGGTCCGGCTTGGAGCTGCGGAAAACCTCCACCGCCTGGCTTCCGTCCGCGCAGAACACCGGATCGAATCCGTCGTTGCGCAGGACAATGCCGATCATTTCGGACAAAGCCTCATCATCGTCTACGACAAGTATGCGTGCCTTCATATCTCCATATTCCCCTATTGGCCCTTGCAATGTCGCGTTGGGCACAGTGCGGTACAGCGCTATATTCCTTCCCGGTGACCCTTCGGCCGAGTGCTGAGTGAAGTTGGGAGACGGAAACTATAGGCTGTTGTGAGGCTAGCACTTCGTACGGCCGGTAAGCCTGCCGGCCGACACGCCACGACGGCGGCACCTCGGCTCTCGCCGTGCGTTCCGGGTGCTCAACGATCAACAAGGGGGAACTCCATGGCTCAGGGATCAGACGGCGGCGCGCAGCAGCCGGAGCAGCCGGCTCCCGGTCAG
Encoded proteins:
- the mtrA gene encoding MtrAB system response regulator MtrA, with amino-acid sequence MKARILVVDDDEALSEMIGIVLRNDGFDPVFCADGSQAVEVFRSSKPDLVLLDLMLPGMDGIEVCRQIRGESDVPIVMLTAKSDTSDVVRGLESGADDYVPKPFKPAELVARVRARLRPGDQRAPETLRIADVVIDVAGHVVHRGDEKISLTPLEFDLLVALARKPWQVFSRELLLEQVWGYRHAADTRLVNVHVQRLRSKIERDPEAPEVVLTVRGVGYKAGQS